In Romboutsia lituseburensis, a genomic segment contains:
- a CDS encoding HAMP domain-containing sensor histidine kinase, with product MEELMTIIFFIILVSVIVAILSIRYTLRLRRYLEEFIYVSKKISNKEFHSRLNISAKGELGELAKNFNEMIEIMDSTISEVEYSHLQMTSILKSISHGILAIDIDGNIMLINEEAKRMLKCNSEKQIEGLNVNVLINEEKLLKEIVSFKGSKQNKSKELKINDDLVYKISLDPIYLQDVKNIIIGSIINIEDITEKVRLENMRSDFVANVSHELKTPLTSISGFVETLKLNEDIDPQTRNRFLGIIESESNRLKRLIEDILLLSFIENQENSLVDSVNIYEVFIEIYDMTSYIAKSKNIKLTYEFSDKSIKVCSNRDYIKQVFLNLIDNAIKYTPENKEVHVNVSASKGNICISIKDTGVGIPEEDIERIFERFYRVDKARSRDVGGTGLGLAIIKHIVKSLGGNISVKSELGKGSEFIVIIPQKNFL from the coding sequence ATGGAAGAATTAATGACTATAATCTTCTTTATTATATTAGTTTCGGTGATAGTTGCAATATTATCTATTAGATATACATTGAGATTGAGAAGGTATCTAGAAGAGTTTATTTATGTTTCTAAAAAAATTAGTAATAAAGAATTTCACTCAAGATTAAATATTTCTGCAAAAGGAGAATTAGGCGAATTAGCTAAAAACTTTAATGAAATGATAGAAATAATGGACAGTACAATTAGTGAGGTTGAATATAGTCATCTTCAAATGACATCAATATTAAAAAGTATATCTCATGGTATATTAGCGATAGATATTGATGGCAATATAATGTTAATAAATGAAGAGGCTAAAAGAATGTTAAAGTGTAACTCTGAAAAACAGATAGAAGGTCTTAATGTTAATGTACTAATAAATGAAGAAAAGCTACTTAAAGAAATAGTTTCTTTTAAAGGTTCTAAGCAAAATAAAAGTAAAGAACTAAAGATAAATGATGATTTAGTATATAAAATTAGTTTGGATCCAATATACCTTCAAGATGTTAAAAACATAATTATAGGTTCTATAATTAATATAGAAGATATAACAGAAAAAGTTAGACTAGAAAATATGAGAAGTGATTTTGTAGCTAATGTAAGTCATGAACTTAAGACTCCTTTAACATCGATTAGTGGATTTGTAGAAACCTTGAAGTTAAACGAAGATATTGATCCACAAACTAGAAATAGATTTTTAGGCATTATAGAAAGTGAGTCAAATAGATTGAAAAGACTTATAGAAGATATACTATTACTATCCTTTATAGAAAATCAGGAAAACTCATTGGTAGACAGTGTTAATATATATGAAGTTTTTATAGAAATTTATGATATGACTAGCTATATAGCTAAATCAAAAAATATAAAATTAACATATGAATTTAGTGATAAATCTATAAAAGTCTGCTCTAATAGAGATTATATAAAACAGGTATTTTTGAATTTAATAGACAATGCGATAAAATATACTCCCGAAAATAAAGAAGTTCACGTAAATGTTAGTGCATCAAAAGGTAATATATGTATTAGCATAAAAGATACAGGTGTAGGAATACCAGAAGAAGATATAGAAAGAATATTTGAAAGATTTTATCGAGTTGATAAAGCTAGAAGCAGAGATGTAGGTGGAACGGGTCTAGGATTAGCTATAATAAAACATATAGTTAAATCTCTAGGTGGAAATATAAGTGTAAAAAGTGAATTAGGTAAAGGTAGTGAATTTATTGTTATAATACCTCAAAAAAATTTCCTTTAA